One region of Syntrophobacter fumaroxidans MPOB genomic DNA includes:
- a CDS encoding amino acid ABC transporter substrate-binding protein: MELLQRTFGFLVTLLIASVLLFPENVASAGDTLIRIKARGKLRCGVSDGIPGFSWKGPDGRWTGMDVDFCRALAAAVLKDPEKVDFVPLTASRRFPALKAGELDVLARNTTWTMEREAVLGILFAGVLVYDTQGFLVPTSSGITELSQLDGATVCVVRGSSHEEHIAQTFGARNWTYQPLQVESSVQAMAALNEGKCKAFTSESPQLKTARMNAPDGPDQYSLLKETISEEPMGPVVRRGDEDWFTIVRWVLFTLILAEDGGYTGANVRSRLEKTADFRAMSWKQLDGLIAKSLGIDPGWRIRVVESVGNYGEVFERNLGSQSTLNLERGPNKLWKDAGLMYAPPFR; the protein is encoded by the coding sequence GTGGAGCTTTTGCAGCGGACTTTTGGATTCCTCGTGACACTTTTGATCGCTTCCGTGCTCTTGTTCCCCGAAAACGTGGCGAGCGCCGGAGACACACTGATCCGTATCAAGGCACGGGGGAAGCTCCGGTGCGGAGTGAGCGACGGCATCCCCGGGTTTTCCTGGAAGGGGCCCGACGGCCGTTGGACCGGAATGGATGTCGATTTCTGCCGGGCGTTAGCGGCCGCGGTTTTGAAGGATCCCGAAAAGGTGGACTTCGTGCCTTTGACCGCCTCTCGGCGCTTTCCGGCGCTCAAAGCAGGTGAATTGGATGTTCTCGCCCGCAACACGACCTGGACGATGGAGCGGGAGGCTGTGCTGGGGATTCTCTTCGCCGGGGTGCTCGTTTATGACACCCAGGGGTTCCTGGTTCCGACGTCCAGCGGGATAACGGAACTCTCCCAACTGGATGGAGCCACGGTTTGCGTGGTCAGGGGAAGCAGTCATGAAGAACACATAGCCCAGACGTTTGGCGCGAGGAACTGGACCTATCAGCCGCTCCAGGTGGAATCCAGTGTCCAGGCGATGGCCGCTCTGAACGAAGGGAAGTGCAAGGCGTTCACCTCCGAGAGTCCACAGCTGAAGACCGCGCGGATGAATGCACCTGACGGTCCCGACCAATACTCCCTGCTGAAGGAAACGATCTCCGAGGAACCCATGGGACCGGTGGTGCGTCGTGGAGACGAGGATTGGTTCACCATCGTGCGGTGGGTCCTTTTCACGCTCATCCTTGCCGAGGATGGCGGCTATACCGGAGCCAACGTCAGGTCGCGACTCGAGAAAACCGCGGACTTCCGTGCGATGTCCTGGAAGCAGTTGGACGGCCTCATCGCAAAATCGTTGGGAATTGATCCGGGCTGGAGAATCCGCGTGGTGGAGAGTGTTGGAAACTATGGCGAAGTCTTCGAGCGGAACCTGGGGTCTCAAAGTACTCTGAATCTGGAACGCGGGCCCAACAAACTCTGGAAAGACGCAGGACTCATGTATGCCCCGCCCTTTCGATGA
- a CDS encoding Fic family protein produces MKFEKFRSGIHRQQYQYKSFSPSPVNQPWTWEDPKINTLLERASQSMAELNAFSLIVPDVDLFIMMHVYKEASTSSRIEGTRTGMDEAILDREYIDPEKRDDWQEVQNYVQAMNLAVRELSTLPLSNRLLRATHERLMQGVRGEHKPPGEFRRSQNWIGGTSLQDAVFIPPAPEEVPELMSDLEKFWHNEEIDVPHLIRIAISHYQFETIHPFLDGNGRIGRLLITLYLVGKRLLSKPSLYLSDYMEKHKGAYYDALTTVRASNDLSHWVKFFLVAVHETAKKGSHTFQQILALRSEVESKLFKLGKKAQNGGNLLNILYQKPIVTANEVAEKLAVSHQTASALIRDFMSLGILTEITGYQRNRMFEFENYLKLFIN; encoded by the coding sequence ATGAAATTCGAAAAATTTCGATCCGGTATACACAGGCAGCAGTATCAGTACAAGAGCTTTTCTCCCTCGCCGGTGAATCAGCCATGGACTTGGGAGGATCCCAAGATTAACACCCTGTTGGAACGCGCATCCCAGTCCATGGCTGAACTCAATGCGTTTTCGCTGATCGTGCCCGATGTTGATTTGTTCATCATGATGCATGTTTACAAGGAGGCCAGCACCTCGAGCCGGATTGAAGGCACTCGAACGGGAATGGATGAGGCAATCCTCGATAGGGAGTACATCGATCCCGAGAAACGAGATGACTGGCAAGAAGTTCAGAATTACGTACAGGCCATGAATCTCGCGGTCCGGGAATTGAGCACTCTTCCTCTGTCCAACCGGTTGCTTCGCGCCACTCATGAGCGCCTCATGCAGGGTGTCAGGGGCGAGCACAAGCCCCCCGGAGAATTCAGGCGGAGTCAGAATTGGATCGGTGGAACCAGCCTGCAGGACGCAGTTTTCATTCCGCCTGCGCCGGAGGAAGTCCCTGAGTTAATGAGCGACCTGGAGAAATTCTGGCATAATGAAGAAATCGACGTCCCACATCTGATTCGGATTGCGATCAGCCATTACCAGTTCGAGACCATTCACCCCTTCCTGGATGGAAACGGTCGCATCGGACGTTTGCTGATAACGCTATATCTTGTCGGTAAGAGGCTTCTGAGTAAACCGTCCCTGTATCTCTCGGACTACATGGAGAAGCACAAGGGTGCCTACTATGATGCCCTTACTACAGTCAGAGCGTCGAACGATTTGAGCCATTGGGTCAAGTTTTTTCTTGTGGCCGTCCACGAAACAGCGAAAAAAGGCAGCCACACGTTCCAACAGATCCTGGCCCTCCGATCCGAGGTGGAATCGAAGCTTTTTAAATTGGGCAAAAAGGCGCAGAATGGAGGTAACCTATTGAATATTCTATATCAGAAACCCATTGTGACTGCCAATGAAGTTGCGGAGAAGCTTGCCGTCTCACATCAAACAGCCAGCGCTTTGATCAGGGATTTCATGAGCTTGGGCATCCTCACGGAAATCACCGGCTACCAGAGAAACCGCATGTTTGAATTTGAGAACTATCTGAAACTATTTATCAATTAG
- a CDS encoding type IV toxin-antitoxin system AbiEi family antitoxin domain-containing protein codes for MAPTTTEQVLDLVEKAGVFRPRELDSYGIPREYLVRLCRKGLVRRVARGLYTFVDSDVSEHLSLAEASKKIPHGVICLLSALRFYGLTTQAPFEVWVAVDVKARKPRSDGLPLRIVRFSGAALRSGVEDQLIQGVKVRVYSPAKTVADCFKYRNKTGLDVALEALRECWRERRCTMDDLWRYAKICRVSNVMRPYLESLP; via the coding sequence ATGGCACCGACAACGACGGAACAAGTTCTTGACCTTGTGGAGAAAGCAGGGGTCTTCCGTCCAAGGGAGCTCGATTCTTACGGTATTCCACGCGAATACCTCGTACGACTCTGTCGCAAGGGACTGGTGCGGCGCGTTGCGCGCGGGCTTTATACTTTCGTGGATTCCGATGTGAGCGAGCACCTTAGCCTGGCAGAAGCATCCAAGAAAATCCCTCATGGTGTCATCTGCCTACTGTCCGCACTTCGGTTCTACGGGCTGACGACGCAAGCCCCTTTTGAAGTCTGGGTCGCTGTCGACGTCAAGGCAAGGAAGCCCAGGAGCGATGGTCTGCCACTCCGCATCGTGCGCTTCTCTGGCGCTGCACTCCGTTCCGGCGTTGAGGACCAGCTCATTCAGGGTGTCAAAGTAAGGGTTTACAGCCCCGCGAAAACCGTTGCGGACTGTTTTAAGTACCGTAATAAGACCGGCCTTGACGTGGCTCTGGAAGCCCTGCGCGAGTGCTGGCGCGAGCGCCGCTGTACCATGGACGACCTTTGGCGCTACGCTAAGATATGCCGTGTTTCCAATGTGATGAGACCCTACCTGGAGTCACTGCCGTGA
- the secG gene encoding preprotein translocase subunit SecG, with amino-acid sequence MYIFLILLHVVASVALILIVLLQTGRGAEMGAAFGGASQTLFGGGGGSTFMSKLTTGAAIVFMLTCLSLAYISAGPQSRSVMKDIPAEEQQPPQPQGPAIPEAKPVQPAPADPATAPQVQPAPQAQAVPQGGTAPQAQAEAPKEAKPAPAAEKAAPAAPAPAKETKKAAPAAAAPAKEPKKATAGPGQQPAKKQADKGAQKQQ; translated from the coding sequence ATGTATATTTTCTTGATCCTGCTTCATGTTGTGGCCAGCGTGGCATTGATCCTGATCGTCCTGCTCCAGACCGGCCGCGGGGCCGAGATGGGGGCGGCGTTCGGGGGCGCCTCCCAGACGCTTTTCGGCGGCGGGGGCGGTTCGACCTTCATGAGCAAGCTGACTACCGGGGCGGCGATCGTTTTCATGCTGACGTGTCTCAGCTTGGCTTACATATCGGCGGGTCCGCAAAGCCGGTCCGTCATGAAGGATATTCCCGCGGAAGAACAGCAGCCGCCGCAGCCGCAGGGACCGGCCATTCCGGAAGCAAAGCCGGTTCAACCCGCGCCCGCTGATCCTGCGACGGCGCCTCAGGTCCAGCCCGCACCGCAGGCGCAGGCCGTGCCTCAGGGCGGTACGGCGCCCCAGGCCCAGGCGGAGGCTCCGAAGGAAGCAAAGCCCGCTCCGGCAGCCGAGAAAGCGGCGCCTGCCGCGCCTGCTCCGGCCAAGGAGACCAAGAAGGCTGCGCCTGCCGCTGCCGCCCCGGCCAAGGAGCCCAAGAAAGCGACGGCAGGCCCGGGACAGCAGCCGGCAAAGAAGCAAGCCGACAAGGGCGCCCAGAAACAGCAGTAG
- a CDS encoding phosphoglycerate kinase yields MKTVGELELSGKRVFIRVDFNVPLDKEFRVKDDLRIRAVLPTLNKVIEKGGKAILASHLGRPKGKPSAEFSLKPVGEHLSRLIDRPVPLAPDCTGREVVERIAQMKNGDVLLLENLRFHAEEEKNDEAFSRALADLADVYVNDAFAVSHRAHASVHGMTRFARECAAGYQLENEIKYFRKAMDNPARPMAMVIGGAKVSTKIGVLEHLISRVDFLVIGGAMANTFFKAQGKEVGRSLVEDDHLETAARLLKAAAEKGVKVYLPVDAVVAPSLESCGDVQQVPVEKVPKDRLILDVGSKSIEVFESVLKNCRTIVWNGPLGAFETPPFNKGTFALAEFLGSLDALTVIGGGDSAAAVKQANMEDKVSYVSTGGGAFLEMLEGITLPGVAALEECCGRS; encoded by the coding sequence ATGAAAACCGTTGGCGAGTTGGAATTGAGCGGCAAGCGCGTGTTCATCCGAGTCGACTTCAACGTGCCGCTGGACAAGGAGTTTCGCGTCAAGGACGATTTGCGCATTCGTGCCGTTCTGCCGACGCTGAACAAGGTGATCGAAAAGGGGGGCAAGGCGATCCTCGCGTCCCACCTCGGCCGGCCCAAGGGCAAGCCGTCGGCCGAATTTTCGCTCAAGCCGGTTGGAGAGCACCTCTCCCGGCTGATCGACCGGCCGGTGCCGCTGGCGCCCGACTGCACGGGCAGGGAGGTTGTCGAGCGGATTGCGCAAATGAAGAACGGCGACGTGCTTCTCCTGGAGAACCTGCGTTTTCACGCCGAAGAGGAAAAGAACGACGAAGCGTTTTCGCGGGCACTCGCGGATTTGGCGGATGTCTACGTGAACGACGCCTTTGCCGTGTCTCACCGGGCGCACGCTTCGGTGCACGGCATGACGCGCTTCGCGCGGGAATGCGCGGCGGGGTACCAGCTCGAAAACGAGATCAAGTATTTCCGGAAGGCCATGGACAATCCGGCGCGCCCGATGGCCATGGTGATCGGGGGCGCCAAGGTCTCCACCAAAATCGGCGTTCTCGAACACCTGATATCGAGGGTCGATTTCCTGGTCATCGGCGGGGCCATGGCGAACACGTTCTTCAAGGCCCAGGGCAAGGAGGTCGGCAGGTCGCTGGTGGAGGACGATCACCTGGAAACCGCGGCCCGGCTGCTCAAGGCCGCCGCTGAAAAGGGCGTCAAGGTGTATCTGCCGGTGGATGCGGTGGTGGCGCCGAGCCTCGAGAGCTGCGGAGACGTGCAGCAGGTCCCGGTGGAAAAGGTCCCGAAGGACAGGCTCATCCTCGATGTGGGCTCGAAGTCCATCGAGGTTTTCGAATCGGTTCTGAAGAACTGTCGCACCATCGTGTGGAACGGCCCGCTGGGGGCGTTCGAAACCCCGCCGTTCAACAAGGGCACGTTCGCCCTGGCCGAATTCCTGGGCAGCCTCGACGCGCTGACCGTGATCGGCGGCGGAGATTCCGCGGCCGCCGTGAAGCAGGCCAACATGGAAGACAAGGTGAGCTACGTGTCGACGGGAGGGGGCGCGTTCCTGGAAATGCTGGAGGGCATAACCCTGCCCGGAGTGGCCGCCCTGGAGGAGTGTTGCGGGAGGTCTTAG
- a CDS encoding SLC13 family permease, producing MSESQIALTLLVFAAVILSIAFNLLDMALAALLGVSTMLLLGAFTRNEFLQAAQNAGGSIALLFGGMVVARTLVPTGIFDQLGMRYLRSTRGSGKRFLLGVIVLTAPLCAVLPNATTVILLAPIIIRVARALEVDFVPPVILTAIISNSAGLLTLVGDPATFLVGSSIGMSFGEYLHRVSLGGLIAVLLPIPILPWLLKDIWRTQRPLPAELPLPRLERPAFCSLALLVLVVMILLFLFGEKMPVPIVPPSVAIVAASLALLVVYGLKVEPVERVLNDVDWKTLIFLTCMFLMVEAFTKTGILQGLSRHMNIWFGHNLLVVAIIVLAGVGMSSSLLANIPVVAAMLLLVKGYLVAAQLVPELALGAAFTDWPAFTLPLFVAMMFGGTLGGNATLIGASANVVSAGICAAHGKPVSFATFARYGVPVTAVQLLMSAFYVLALTWLTGR from the coding sequence ATGAGTGAATCTCAAATCGCTCTTACTCTGCTCGTCTTTGCGGCGGTTATTCTGTCCATAGCCTTCAACCTTCTCGACATGGCTCTGGCTGCCCTCCTGGGCGTCAGCACCATGCTTCTGTTGGGGGCTTTCACACGCAACGAATTTCTACAAGCAGCGCAGAACGCCGGAGGCTCCATAGCACTCCTGTTCGGCGGCATGGTGGTCGCTCGGACCCTGGTGCCGACGGGAATCTTCGACCAGTTGGGAATGCGTTATCTTCGTTCAACCCGCGGAAGCGGTAAGCGGTTCCTTCTGGGGGTGATCGTCCTGACGGCCCCACTGTGTGCCGTTCTTCCCAACGCCACCACCGTGATCCTTCTCGCTCCCATAATCATTCGCGTAGCCAGGGCTCTCGAAGTGGATTTCGTCCCGCCCGTTATTCTCACCGCCATCATCAGCAATTCCGCGGGACTGTTGACCCTGGTGGGCGACCCTGCCACTTTCCTGGTCGGGAGCTCCATTGGGATGAGTTTCGGGGAATATCTGCATAGAGTCAGCCTCGGGGGGCTGATCGCCGTTCTGCTCCCCATCCCGATCCTCCCCTGGTTGCTCAAAGACATTTGGCGGACGCAGCGGCCTCTGCCTGCCGAACTGCCCCTGCCGCGGCTGGAACGCCCCGCGTTCTGTTCGCTCGCACTCCTGGTGCTGGTCGTGATGATTCTGCTTTTTCTTTTCGGTGAGAAGATGCCCGTTCCCATCGTTCCTCCTTCGGTTGCCATTGTTGCAGCATCCCTCGCGCTTCTTGTTGTTTATGGCTTAAAGGTGGAACCGGTGGAACGGGTGCTGAACGACGTGGACTGGAAAACCCTCATCTTCCTCACCTGCATGTTCCTTATGGTTGAAGCATTCACGAAAACCGGCATCCTGCAGGGCCTGTCCAGGCACATGAATATTTGGTTTGGCCACAATTTGCTGGTGGTGGCCATAATCGTGCTGGCGGGCGTAGGCATGTCGTCCAGCCTGCTGGCCAATATTCCCGTCGTGGCGGCCATGCTGCTTCTGGTCAAAGGGTACCTGGTTGCAGCACAACTCGTGCCGGAGCTGGCTCTCGGAGCGGCCTTCACCGACTGGCCGGCTTTCACCTTGCCGCTATTTGTCGCCATGATGTTCGGGGGAACCCTGGGCGGGAATGCAACGCTCATTGGTGCATCCGCCAATGTGGTGAGTGCCGGGATCTGTGCCGCACATGGAAAACCTGTGAGTTTTGCCACTTTCGCTCGATACGGGGTCCCCGTGACCGCTGTTCAGCTGCTCATGTCAGCCTTCTATGTGCTGGCGCTGACTTGGCTGACGGGACGGTAG
- the gap gene encoding type I glyceraldehyde-3-phosphate dehydrogenase has protein sequence MANRVAINGFGRIGRTIFKALIDRQLPLDVVAINDLTAPVELAYLLKYDSVHGVWHREVSATEDTLTVDGRTFKCVKVSDPAQSPWHELNVDVVLESTGRFADRDGCQKHINAGARKVIVTAPGKGMDATFVIGVNDGSYDPRTHHIVSNASCTTNCLAPIVALLHDRFVVEHGLMTTIHSYTMDQRLLDAIHKDRRRARAAALSMIPTTTGAARAVAEVLPELKGKLDGLAIRVPTPNVSLVDLVCRVGRDVTRDEVNKVFEDAANGPLKGILQYVDEELVSCDFNHTSYSSNVDSRLTSVMQGRLVKVLSWYDNEYGYSSRLADLALLMCKSME, from the coding sequence ATGGCGAACAGAGTGGCTATCAATGGATTCGGGCGCATCGGACGCACTATTTTCAAGGCTCTCATCGACCGGCAGTTGCCGCTGGACGTCGTGGCCATCAACGACCTGACAGCCCCGGTGGAGCTGGCCTACCTGCTCAAGTACGACTCGGTGCACGGGGTATGGCACCGCGAGGTGTCGGCTACGGAGGACACCTTGACGGTGGACGGCAGGACCTTCAAATGCGTGAAGGTCAGCGACCCTGCCCAGTCCCCCTGGCATGAACTGAACGTGGATGTGGTGCTGGAGAGCACCGGGCGGTTCGCCGACCGCGACGGCTGCCAGAAGCACATCAACGCGGGCGCGCGCAAGGTCATCGTCACCGCGCCCGGCAAGGGCATGGACGCAACCTTCGTGATCGGCGTGAACGACGGCTCCTATGACCCCCGCACGCACCACATCGTGTCCAACGCATCGTGCACCACCAATTGCCTGGCTCCCATTGTGGCCCTGCTGCACGACCGCTTCGTCGTGGAACACGGTTTGATGACGACCATCCATTCCTACACCATGGACCAGCGGCTGCTCGACGCCATACACAAGGATCGCCGCAGGGCCAGGGCCGCGGCCCTGTCGATGATACCGACCACCACGGGCGCGGCCAGGGCGGTCGCCGAAGTGCTGCCCGAGCTCAAAGGCAAGCTCGACGGGCTGGCCATCCGGGTTCCGACCCCCAACGTGTCCCTCGTGGACCTGGTGTGCCGGGTCGGCCGCGACGTCACCCGGGACGAAGTGAACAAGGTCTTCGAAGACGCGGCCAACGGGCCGCTCAAGGGCATTCTACAATACGTGGACGAGGAACTGGTGTCTTGCGATTTCAACCACACCTCCTATTCCTCCAACGTGGATTCGAGGCTCACCTCGGTCATGCAGGGCCGGCTGGTCAAGGTGCTGAGCTGGTACGACAATGAATACGGCTATTCGAGCCGCCTGGCGGATCTGGCCCTGTTGATGTGCAAGTCCATGGAATAG
- a CDS encoding type I glyceraldehyde-3-phosphate dehydrogenase produces the protein MSRHEQMVPMKLGINGLGRIAKLSIWHHAERKFFSELFVNIGRGVGTQLEDIARFVEKDSTYGALHTFLYGCRASRVIEELNEKDGSMRINGVKTTFLRKHRNPSAIGWREHGVEVVVDASGAFVDPTATPDDPKGSVRGHLVAGAKKVIVSAPFKIKDKSREMPADAVTTVMGINDTDYNPKKHLVVSNASCTTTCLSYMVKPLLDYFGPQRILSASMTTVHAATSSQQVLDRAPKTGATDLRKNRSVFNNIILTSTGAAKALGLVIPEMKRIGFIAESVRVPVTTGSLIILVMMIQDESMRNPINREKVNGIYKQAVSHYPEGYLVYTEEQNVSADIIGLPRAAAVIEGHENHTRTSAVRIDMHHIMSAYEYMNALGETAPSASLDITQLAKPSTDAEGRALPQRILEVPVTQAVIYGWYDNELGSYTNMLGDRTVSIARML, from the coding sequence ATGAGCCGACACGAGCAGATGGTGCCCATGAAGCTCGGAATCAACGGCCTCGGCAGGATTGCCAAGCTCAGCATCTGGCACCACGCCGAGCGCAAGTTCTTTTCCGAATTGTTCGTCAACATCGGCCGTGGCGTAGGGACCCAACTGGAAGACATCGCCCGGTTCGTCGAAAAGGATTCCACCTACGGAGCGCTTCATACCTTTCTCTACGGCTGCCGTGCCTCGAGGGTGATTGAGGAGCTGAACGAAAAAGACGGGAGCATGCGCATCAACGGGGTGAAGACGACCTTCCTGCGCAAACATCGCAATCCTTCCGCCATCGGATGGCGGGAACACGGCGTGGAAGTCGTGGTGGACGCCAGCGGAGCGTTCGTGGACCCGACGGCCACTCCCGACGATCCCAAGGGGTCCGTTCGCGGGCACCTGGTTGCCGGGGCCAAGAAGGTGATTGTGTCGGCGCCGTTCAAGATCAAGGACAAGAGCCGCGAGATGCCGGCGGATGCGGTCACCACCGTGATGGGCATAAACGACACCGACTACAACCCCAAGAAACACCTGGTCGTCTCGAATGCGTCGTGCACCACCACCTGCCTGTCCTACATGGTCAAACCGCTGCTCGACTATTTCGGGCCGCAGAGAATTCTCTCCGCGTCCATGACCACCGTGCATGCCGCCACCAGTTCCCAGCAGGTGCTCGACCGAGCGCCCAAGACGGGGGCGACGGATCTGCGCAAGAACCGGTCGGTGTTCAACAATATCATCCTCACCAGCACGGGGGCCGCCAAGGCGCTGGGGCTGGTCATCCCGGAAATGAAGCGCATCGGGTTCATCGCGGAATCGGTACGCGTTCCCGTCACCACCGGGTCGCTCATCATCCTGGTCATGATGATCCAGGACGAGAGCATGCGCAATCCCATCAACCGGGAAAAGGTCAACGGGATATACAAGCAGGCCGTATCGCACTATCCGGAAGGATACCTGGTCTACACCGAGGAACAGAACGTCTCGGCGGACATCATCGGTCTGCCGCGGGCCGCCGCGGTGATCGAAGGCCACGAAAACCACACGCGGACCTCGGCGGTTCGGATCGACATGCACCACATCATGAGCGCCTACGAATACATGAATGCCCTGGGCGAAACCGCGCCGTCGGCGTCGCTGGACATCACCCAGCTCGCCAAGCCCTCGACGGACGCGGAAGGCCGGGCCCTGCCCCAGAGGATCCTGGAGGTGCCGGTCACCCAGGCGGTGATTTACGGCTGGTACGACAACGAACTCGGAAGTTACACGAACATGCTCGGAGACAGGACGGTGAGCATCGCGCGCATGCTCTAG
- a CDS encoding nucleotidyl transferase AbiEii/AbiGii toxin family protein: MTQNRLRNVGASVRQRLLNLSKKKSEPFDLVLTRYALERLLYRIGRSEWRSRFLLKGAMLYTLWFDASYRPTRDMVLLGFGPGQIAHLEGTFRALCEVAVEDDGLTFLKENVRGSEIRGESEYRGVRMQVTAILSGAVIPLQIDVAFGDVVLPGPEEVRYPTILDLPAPEVLAYPRYTVVSEKFQAMVMLGIANSRMKDFYDIRELARRFEFDGLLLSRAIRATFEQRRTVLPAEIPLALTESFSHDRVKMTQWGAFIRKNRLMEEKVSLQEVAVFLTGFLMPPVRAAQQGEAFEMIWTAPGPWEPRNPT; encoded by the coding sequence GTGACCCAAAACCGGCTTCGAAATGTTGGGGCGTCCGTCCGTCAGCGTCTCCTCAACCTTTCAAAGAAAAAGTCCGAACCCTTTGATCTCGTGCTGACACGCTACGCCCTGGAAAGACTATTGTACAGAATAGGGCGCTCTGAATGGCGAAGCAGATTTCTGCTCAAGGGTGCCATGCTGTACACCCTCTGGTTCGATGCGTCCTACCGCCCGACCAGGGACATGGTTCTTCTTGGCTTCGGTCCAGGCCAAATCGCTCACCTGGAAGGGACTTTTCGTGCCTTGTGCGAAGTCGCCGTCGAGGACGACGGGCTAACTTTTCTGAAGGAGAACGTTCGCGGTTCAGAGATCCGAGGTGAGAGCGAGTACCGGGGAGTACGGATGCAAGTGACCGCGATCCTTTCAGGTGCCGTCATCCCCCTCCAAATTGACGTAGCTTTTGGTGACGTGGTTCTTCCTGGTCCGGAGGAAGTTCGCTATCCAACGATTCTGGACCTTCCGGCGCCTGAAGTCCTCGCCTACCCAAGGTACACCGTTGTCTCCGAGAAATTTCAGGCCATGGTGATGCTCGGCATTGCCAATAGTCGCATGAAGGATTTCTATGATATTCGGGAACTGGCACGGCGGTTCGAATTCGATGGCTTGCTGCTCAGCCGGGCGATACGGGCTACGTTCGAACAGCGCAGGACCGTTCTGCCGGCGGAGATCCCGCTGGCTTTGACGGAATCTTTCTCCCATGACAGGGTCAAGATGACCCAATGGGGCGCATTCATCCGTAAGAATCGTCTCATGGAGGAGAAGGTATCCTTGCAGGAGGTGGCGGTTTTTCTGACGGGTTTTCTAATGCCTCCCGTTCGTGCCGCCCAACAGGGAGAAGCATTCGAGATGATTTGGACCGCTCCGGGCCCTTGGGAACCGCGCAATCCGACCTGA
- the tpiA gene encoding triose-phosphate isomerase, whose protein sequence is MEKRIPLIAANWKMHKTVGESVAFIEELQREVGAVTDREVVIAPPFTALAAVRRVMTAPGYRLASQNCHQEAKGAFTGEVSGGMLKDVGCEYVIVGHSERRHVFGETNETIRLKVAAAFACGLVPILCVGEVLAERESNRTFKVVDEQVQSAVLGLTPQQARELVIAYEPVWAIGTGKTATPDQAQEVHAFIRERYAALCDKTVANLTRILYGGSVKPDNVDSLMAQPDVDGLLVGGASLEVGSFKRIIRFVSP, encoded by the coding sequence ATGGAAAAGAGAATTCCACTGATAGCGGCTAACTGGAAGATGCACAAGACGGTGGGCGAATCGGTCGCGTTCATCGAGGAATTGCAGCGCGAAGTCGGCGCGGTCACCGACCGCGAGGTGGTTATCGCTCCGCCTTTCACGGCGCTGGCGGCGGTGCGTCGCGTGATGACCGCGCCGGGTTACAGGCTCGCCTCCCAAAACTGCCACCAGGAGGCAAAGGGAGCCTTCACGGGAGAAGTCTCCGGGGGCATGCTCAAGGACGTCGGCTGTGAGTACGTCATCGTTGGGCATTCCGAGCGGCGGCACGTTTTCGGCGAAACCAACGAGACGATTCGCCTGAAGGTCGCCGCGGCCTTCGCGTGCGGGTTGGTGCCCATTCTGTGCGTGGGCGAAGTGCTTGCCGAGCGGGAGTCCAACCGGACCTTCAAGGTTGTGGACGAACAGGTCCAGTCGGCCGTTTTGGGCCTGACGCCGCAGCAGGCGAGGGAGCTCGTCATCGCCTACGAGCCCGTGTGGGCGATCGGCACCGGCAAGACCGCGACCCCCGACCAGGCGCAGGAAGTGCATGCGTTCATCAGGGAGCGCTATGCCGCGCTCTGCGACAAAACGGTTGCAAACCTTACCAGAATATTGTATGGAGGTTCGGTTAAACCGGATAATGTGGATTCGCTCATGGCACAGCCCGATGTGGACGGGTTGCTGGTTGGAGGCGCAAGCCTGGAGGTTGGCTCCTTCAAACGCATTATCCGATTTGTGTCTCCTTGA